One window of the Shewanella litorisediminis genome contains the following:
- a CDS encoding YjaG family protein — protein MSSKPGFFKRLKALSLLQKQLFAVALCQRMYPNYQLFSEVCEFGDPKVLDTVLNLLWQSLYDRKLKLNLELHTNRLEEVIPEPENFDVYGVYPAMDAVVALISLLSGIESKIEEDITNISKLSSATVANYIEAISDVELEDEALDDFVFAHEAMVAERELQGSLLELIEDNPDMSADFIKALRKELVSSGVSNIGISLQEA, from the coding sequence ATGAGTTCTAAACCCGGATTTTTCAAGCGTCTCAAAGCGCTGTCTTTGCTGCAAAAGCAATTATTTGCCGTTGCCCTGTGCCAGCGCATGTATCCCAACTATCAGCTGTTTTCCGAAGTCTGCGAATTTGGCGACCCCAAGGTGCTGGACACCGTATTGAACCTGCTGTGGCAGTCGCTTTACGACAGAAAGCTCAAATTAAACCTGGAGCTGCACACCAACAGACTCGAAGAGGTGATCCCGGAGCCGGAAAACTTTGACGTTTACGGCGTGTACCCTGCCATGGATGCCGTAGTCGCCCTGATAAGCCTGCTGAGCGGCATCGAGAGCAAAATCGAAGAAGACATCACCAATATCAGTAAGCTGTCTTCCGCCACCGTGGCCAACTACATTGAAGCCATCAGTGACGTCGAATTGGAAGACGAGGCGCTGGATGACTTTGTCTTTGCCCACGAAGCCATGGTTGCTGAGCGTGAACTGCAAGGCTCCTTATTGGAGCTGATTGAAGACAATCCGGATATGTCGGCGGATTTTATCAAGGCTCTGCGCAAAGAACTGGTGTCCAGCGGCGTGTCCAATATTGGTATCAGCCTGCAGGAAGCCTGA
- the barA gene encoding two-component sensor histidine kinase BarA, whose translation MNTAHNMTKYSLRSWVLVLALAPTILVGILLGSYFTINRFYDLEDTLKEMGSNIIEPLAISAEQSLSTNNREITKILLARAQLNKSTLVKSIAIFDINNQLFVTSHYHKDFEVMRYKEALETLKETQFEHEGDTLIVRTPIFAISNKQPMGDSSDEGNGRFSEAVVMPDNSNAALLGYVSMMLNKEKALLEQHRAAVAAFIIVLIGVQLNLLFTFRLVKNVTQPITDMVKLVGKIREGKLDARLEGNLIGELDLLNRGINAMAASLSEYHDEMQQNIDQATSDLRETLEQIEIQNIALDRAKKDAQEASRIKSEFLANMSHELRTPLNGVIGFARQLLKTPLHSSQMEYIKTIERSATSLLQIINDILDFSKLEANKMVLETMPFGLRASLEDTINLLAGSAHAKGLEFVVDVDANVPENLSGDVMRLGQVMTNLLGNAIKFTEQGSVHLKISLASLEDNNLTLRCEVTDTGIGIDPEQQELLFQAFGQADSSISRRYGGTGLGLVITKRLVVQMMGGRIGFHSEVGKGSSFWFTVPLQLSPFPVHDTLPLEKLIGHSVLLFEPRKLTRESIARKLKDWHMMVTLACDEDELERHLDDRHYDAILLSGQSCESCEDLQRHLSRVKDHTGSLLLLNDCLDPEVYTQEIEPFVDLVLQLPVSELKLAQNLIFPPVKKNTPPKPALPSKPSTRHPLNVLAVDDNLANLKLIDTLLKELVANVVAVSSGDQAVALAKSRSFDLIFMDIQMPGTDGVTATRLIRQDSLNRNTPIIAVTAHAINEERERIQASGMDGYLPKPIDEAALKGVISRWLTRPKFTHFDSNTLNWELCLSQANHKEDLAIDMLKMMLESLPGTVNDIELAMARSDNESMLYTVHKLHGASCYCGVPTTQKLCQQIESALKRGAEVADVEPEILELLDELTKVESAATQVISQMSAEVPNEF comes from the coding sequence ATGAATACCGCGCACAACATGACAAAATACAGTCTGCGGTCCTGGGTATTGGTGTTGGCGCTCGCGCCCACTATCCTCGTTGGTATCCTTTTGGGCAGTTACTTTACCATAAACCGCTTCTATGATCTTGAAGACACGCTCAAGGAAATGGGCAGTAACATCATAGAACCTCTGGCCATTTCTGCCGAGCAGAGCCTCTCGACCAACAACCGCGAAATCACCAAAATCCTGCTGGCACGTGCCCAGCTGAACAAATCGACACTGGTCAAATCCATCGCCATTTTTGACATTAACAACCAGCTATTTGTCACCTCCCACTATCACAAAGACTTTGAGGTGATGCGCTACAAAGAAGCGCTGGAAACCCTGAAAGAAACCCAATTCGAGCATGAGGGCGACACCCTGATTGTTCGCACCCCCATCTTTGCCATCAGCAACAAGCAACCCATGGGTGACAGCAGCGATGAAGGCAATGGCCGCTTCAGTGAAGCCGTGGTGATGCCGGATAACTCCAATGCCGCGCTGCTTGGCTATGTCTCCATGATGCTGAACAAGGAAAAGGCGCTGCTTGAGCAGCACAGGGCCGCCGTGGCCGCCTTTATCATTGTGCTGATTGGCGTGCAGTTAAACCTGCTGTTTACCTTCCGCCTGGTGAAAAACGTGACCCAGCCCATCACCGACATGGTGAAACTGGTGGGCAAAATTCGTGAGGGCAAGCTGGATGCACGGCTTGAAGGCAATCTCATCGGTGAGCTGGACCTGCTCAATCGGGGTATTAACGCCATGGCGGCGTCCTTGTCGGAATACCATGATGAGATGCAGCAAAACATCGACCAGGCTACATCCGATCTTCGTGAAACCCTGGAGCAGATTGAAATCCAAAACATAGCACTGGATCGCGCCAAGAAAGACGCCCAGGAAGCAAGCCGCATCAAGTCTGAGTTTTTGGCCAACATGTCCCACGAACTCAGAACGCCCCTTAACGGGGTGATTGGTTTTGCCCGACAGCTGCTGAAAACCCCGCTGCATTCCAGCCAAATGGAATACATCAAAACCATCGAGCGCAGTGCCACCAGTTTGCTCCAGATAATCAACGACATCCTCGACTTCTCCAAACTTGAAGCCAACAAGATGGTGCTCGAAACCATGCCCTTTGGCCTGCGCGCCTCACTGGAGGACACCATCAACCTGCTGGCAGGCAGCGCCCACGCCAAAGGGCTCGAGTTTGTGGTGGATGTGGATGCCAACGTGCCGGAAAACCTGAGCGGCGATGTGATGCGCCTGGGGCAGGTGATGACCAACCTCCTGGGCAATGCCATCAAATTTACCGAGCAAGGCAGTGTTCATCTGAAAATCAGTCTTGCCAGCCTGGAAGACAACAATCTGACCCTGCGCTGTGAAGTGACTGACACAGGCATAGGCATTGACCCCGAGCAGCAGGAACTCTTGTTCCAGGCCTTTGGTCAGGCCGACTCCTCCATTTCCCGCCGCTACGGCGGTACGGGTCTTGGGCTGGTTATCACCAAACGTTTGGTGGTGCAGATGATGGGCGGCCGCATAGGCTTTCATTCCGAGGTTGGAAAAGGCTCCAGCTTCTGGTTTACCGTGCCTTTGCAGCTAAGCCCCTTCCCGGTACACGATACCCTGCCCCTGGAAAAACTCATTGGCCACTCGGTGCTCTTGTTTGAGCCCCGCAAGCTCACCCGCGAGTCCATTGCCCGTAAGCTCAAAGACTGGCACATGATGGTCACTCTGGCGTGTGATGAAGACGAGCTTGAGCGGCATCTGGATGACAGGCATTACGACGCCATCCTCTTGTCTGGCCAAAGCTGTGAGTCATGCGAGGATTTGCAGCGGCACCTGTCGCGGGTGAAAGACCATACCGGGTCTCTGCTGCTGCTCAACGATTGTCTCGACCCTGAGGTGTACACCCAGGAGATAGAACCCTTCGTGGATCTGGTGTTGCAGCTGCCGGTGAGTGAGCTGAAACTGGCGCAAAACCTGATTTTCCCGCCGGTGAAGAAAAACACACCGCCCAAACCTGCGCTGCCGAGCAAACCCAGCACCCGCCATCCCCTCAATGTATTGGCGGTGGACGATAACCTGGCCAACCTCAAGCTTATCGACACCCTGCTCAAGGAGTTGGTGGCCAACGTGGTGGCAGTCAGCAGTGGCGATCAGGCAGTAGCCCTGGCCAAGAGTCGCTCATTTGACCTGATATTCATGGATATTCAGATGCCGGGAACGGACGGGGTGACCGCAACCCGCCTCATTCGTCAGGACTCGCTGAACCGCAACACGCCAATTATCGCAGTCACAGCCCATGCCATTAACGAAGAACGTGAGCGGATTCAGGCAAGCGGCATGGACGGTTATCTGCCCAAGCCCATCGATGAAGCCGCCCTTAAGGGGGTGATTTCGCGCTGGCTCACCCGGCCCAAGTTTACCCATTTCGACAGCAACACCCTCAACTGGGAACTGTGTCTGAGCCAGGCCAATCACAAAGAAGATCTGGCCATCGACATGTTGAAGATGATGCTGGAATCCCTGCCCGGCACGGTAAACGATATCGAGCTTGCCATGGCCCGCAGCGACAATGAGTCTATGCTGTATACGGTGCACAAACTCCACGGGGCCAGTTGCTACTGCGGCGTGCCCACCACCCAAAAACTCTGTCAGCAAATCGAGTCCGCGCTTAAGCGGGGCGCCGAGGTGGCAGATGTTGAACCGGAAATCCTTGAGTTACTTGATGAGCTGACTAAGGTAGAATCGGCGGCAACCCAAGTCATTTCCCAGATGTCAGCGGAAGTACCCAATGAGTTCTAA
- a CDS encoding AEC family transporter, with product MFNLIIPLLAVVAVMIAGAASSRLLPSWLERFLNQYVYYLAFPAILYVSLADTPIEEILNARFVLGYLLAMVVTYVLVQLWSLKHEQGQTRPASLRALSATFGNTAFIGIPVLAMLFPDNPRALMAAALASLLSVLMFAVTVVQLRLATQPLTGVARISLALRVVSRNPVVIGCALGVLASAMQFSLPPILDSLVTWIGKSSSPCALFAIGIALARSMREPEHPETGVPFWHVNLAKLALQPFLVWLLFALIGVGPQLTAMGVLLAAMPTAASVYLLAYQDKTLEKQIARGIVAGTLLTLFTLPLLTMGLNWVSR from the coding sequence ATGTTCAACCTCATCATTCCGCTGCTCGCTGTTGTTGCCGTGATGATTGCGGGCGCGGCCAGTTCGAGGCTCCTTCCCTCTTGGCTCGAACGTTTTCTCAATCAATACGTGTACTACCTGGCATTTCCGGCCATCCTTTATGTGAGCCTGGCCGACACTCCCATTGAAGAAATTCTCAATGCCAGATTTGTGCTGGGTTATCTGCTTGCCATGGTGGTGACCTATGTATTGGTGCAGCTGTGGTCACTGAAACATGAGCAGGGACAAACCCGTCCGGCGAGCTTACGCGCCCTCTCGGCAACCTTCGGCAACACAGCCTTTATCGGCATTCCTGTGCTGGCGATGCTGTTTCCGGATAATCCGCGGGCGCTGATGGCTGCCGCGCTGGCAAGCCTTTTATCAGTCTTGATGTTTGCCGTTACCGTGGTGCAATTAAGACTCGCGACCCAACCGCTGACCGGCGTGGCTCGTATAAGCCTTGCGCTGCGGGTGGTGAGCAGGAATCCTGTGGTCATCGGCTGTGCGCTCGGGGTATTGGCCTCGGCAATGCAGTTTTCACTGCCTCCGATACTGGATTCCCTTGTGACATGGATAGGTAAAAGCTCCAGCCCCTGCGCACTCTTTGCCATTGGCATAGCACTGGCCCGCTCCATGCGAGAGCCTGAACACCCTGAGACGGGCGTGCCCTTCTGGCATGTGAATCTGGCTAAACTGGCATTGCAGCCGTTTCTGGTATGGCTGCTCTTCGCCTTGATAGGCGTTGGCCCACAACTGACCGCGATGGGGGTACTTCTTGCCGCCATGCCCACGGCCGCCAGCGTTTACCTGCTGGCCTATCAGGATAAAACCCTGGAAAAGCAAATCGCCCGGGGCATAGTGGCAGGCACCCTGCTGACACTGTTCACATTGCCGCTACTGACGATGGGATTAAACTGGGTAAGCCGGTAG
- the relA gene encoding GTP diphosphokinase, whose amino-acid sequence MVSVREAHFNDVDFNLEDWVVRYVDDAEDARVLLELLRTVQAMPVKDAKAHDDLMSRAREMIEILAPLNMDLETLQAAVLFSVQEAGLLPQEKLIEKFGDKLGNLVASVVTMNAIGSLKLSEQSRSAEMQIDNIRKMLLAMVEDVRAVVIKLAERVCLLRAVKNADEETRVLLAREIADIYAPLANRLGIGQLKWELEDISFRYLHPETYKEIAKQLDGKRIDRETYIEQFVNDLQAKLDEEHIRAKVYGRPKHIYSIWRKMKGKHLKFDELFDVRAVRIVTDRLQDCYGALGVVHTLYHHIPREFDDYVANPKPNGYQSIHTVVVGPEGKTVEIQIRTEAMHQDAELGVAAHWKYKEGHAGKQSGYEEKINWLRKILQWQEDVVESGNLVEEIRSQVFEDRVYVFTPSGEVVDLPAGSTVLDFAYYIHSQVGHKCIGAKVDGRIVPFTYQVETGERIEIITSKHPNPKRDWLNPNLGYIKTSRARSKIQHWFKQQDRDKNLVAGREMLEVELGRVGLTLKDAASAIERFNMTNMDDLLAAIGGGDVRLNQVVNHIQSRMRVHEISDEEAVDELVKKGHHKPIAKTRDQIEVNGVGNLLSHIAQCCRPVPGDEIFGFITKGRGISVHRADCEQVKELMRAHPERVVDVVWGENYSGGYKIRLRVLANDRTGLLRDLTSVLAAEKSNVLAMSSSSDIKNQTAAIELELELYNVDGLSRVLSKLGQVDGVIEARRL is encoded by the coding sequence ATGGTGTCTGTCCGCGAAGCACATTTCAACGATGTCGATTTCAATCTGGAAGACTGGGTGGTTCGTTATGTGGACGACGCCGAGGACGCCCGGGTGCTGCTTGAACTGCTGCGTACCGTTCAGGCGATGCCGGTAAAGGACGCCAAGGCCCACGATGACCTGATGTCCCGCGCCAGAGAGATGATTGAAATTCTGGCGCCACTGAATATGGATCTGGAAACTCTGCAGGCGGCGGTGCTGTTTTCGGTGCAGGAAGCGGGGCTCTTGCCTCAGGAAAAACTCATCGAAAAGTTTGGTGACAAGCTGGGCAATCTGGTGGCCAGTGTAGTCACCATGAATGCCATCGGCAGCCTGAAACTGAGTGAACAGTCGCGCTCGGCCGAAATGCAAATCGACAACATCCGTAAGATGCTGCTGGCCATGGTGGAAGATGTGCGCGCCGTGGTGATTAAGCTTGCCGAGCGGGTGTGTTTGCTACGGGCAGTAAAAAATGCCGACGAAGAAACCCGTGTGCTGCTGGCCCGTGAAATCGCCGATATTTATGCGCCATTGGCAAACCGTTTGGGCATAGGTCAGCTCAAGTGGGAGCTTGAAGACATCTCCTTCCGCTATTTGCATCCAGAAACCTACAAAGAAATCGCCAAGCAGCTCGACGGTAAACGCATCGACCGCGAAACCTACATAGAGCAGTTTGTGAATGACCTGCAGGCCAAGCTCGACGAAGAGCATATTCGCGCCAAGGTCTATGGCCGCCCCAAACACATCTACTCCATCTGGCGCAAGATGAAGGGCAAACACCTCAAGTTTGATGAGCTGTTTGATGTGCGCGCCGTGCGTATCGTCACCGACCGTTTACAGGACTGCTACGGCGCCCTGGGTGTGGTGCACACCCTCTATCATCATATTCCCCGGGAATTTGACGACTATGTCGCCAACCCCAAACCCAACGGCTATCAATCTATCCACACAGTAGTGGTGGGGCCCGAGGGCAAAACCGTTGAAATTCAAATTCGTACCGAAGCCATGCATCAGGACGCCGAGCTTGGTGTCGCCGCCCACTGGAAATACAAAGAGGGTCATGCCGGCAAGCAGAGCGGTTACGAAGAGAAAATCAATTGGCTGCGTAAAATTCTGCAGTGGCAGGAAGACGTGGTGGAAAGCGGTAACCTGGTGGAAGAAATTCGCAGCCAGGTGTTCGAGGACAGGGTGTATGTATTCACCCCGTCCGGTGAGGTGGTGGACCTGCCCGCCGGTAGTACCGTGCTCGACTTTGCCTATTACATCCACTCTCAGGTGGGACACAAGTGTATTGGCGCCAAGGTGGATGGCCGCATAGTGCCCTTCACCTATCAGGTGGAAACCGGTGAGCGGATTGAAATCATCACCTCCAAGCACCCCAATCCCAAACGGGACTGGCTCAATCCAAACCTGGGCTACATCAAAACCTCCCGCGCCCGCAGCAAAATCCAGCATTGGTTCAAGCAGCAGGACAGAGACAAAAACCTGGTTGCCGGCCGTGAGATGCTGGAGGTCGAACTTGGCCGTGTGGGCCTGACGTTAAAAGACGCAGCCAGCGCCATAGAACGCTTTAACATGACCAACATGGACGACCTGCTCGCGGCCATAGGTGGTGGTGATGTACGCCTCAATCAGGTGGTGAACCACATCCAGAGCCGGATGCGGGTGCATGAGATTTCTGACGAAGAGGCGGTGGATGAGCTGGTCAAGAAAGGCCACCACAAACCCATTGCCAAGACCCGGGATCAGATTGAAGTCAATGGCGTGGGTAATCTCTTAAGCCATATTGCCCAGTGCTGTCGCCCGGTGCCCGGTGATGAAATTTTTGGTTTTATCACCAAGGGCCGCGGTATTTCGGTGCACCGCGCCGACTGTGAGCAGGTAAAAGAGTTGATGCGCGCCCATCCCGAGCGGGTGGTGGACGTGGTCTGGGGAGAAAACTACTCAGGTGGCTACAAAATTCGCCTGCGGGTACTCGCCAACGACAGAACCGGTTTACTGCGGGATTTAACCTCTGTGCTGGCGGCCGAGAAATCCAACGTGCTGGCCATGAGCAGCTCTTCGGATATCAAAAACCAGACCGCCGCCATTGAGCTTGAGCTCGAGCTTTACAACGTGGACGGCCTCTCCAGGGTACTGTCCAAGCTCGGTCAGGTCGATGGCGTGATAGAGGCGAGACGCCTTTAA
- the rlmD gene encoding 23S rRNA (uracil(1939)-C(5))-methyltransferase RlmD: MAQFFKAKPNQAKKLSQKIALKVQRLDHLGAGIAEHQGKVVFIPGGLPGESVEVQLTEQKKNYAHAKLLRVSEASPDRQTPPCPWYGKCGGCDLQHLSLPRQREYKRQALGDIVSRAVAQPVTVNCDDLSGDSWHYRRRARLATLLDKDTNKLALGFREEGSKSVVGIDSCAVLAKLLSDLISPFATLLNRLKGKQRLGHLELTEATNGLFAVLRVTAPLAQSDKKLLSAFADERQIAFLLQGNEGELEFLSSGHELPYYQLDGLKLAFAPGNFIQVNGEVNQAMVAQAMNWLDVQAGERVLDLFCGVGNFSLPLAQQGAEVIGVEGVPEMVEQAKKNAATNGLDNLSFYCADLSEDLAAEPWLGKIDKLLLDPARAGAYESLKWLKKMKPARVLYVSCNPASLARDSVLLFEAGYQLTRLGLVDMFPQTHHSEGMALFELVN, translated from the coding sequence ATGGCGCAGTTTTTCAAAGCGAAACCCAATCAAGCGAAAAAGCTCTCCCAAAAGATAGCACTCAAGGTGCAAAGACTCGATCATTTGGGTGCCGGCATTGCCGAACATCAGGGTAAGGTCGTGTTTATTCCCGGCGGCCTGCCGGGCGAAAGCGTCGAAGTGCAGCTCACTGAGCAAAAGAAAAACTATGCCCATGCTAAATTGCTGCGGGTATCCGAGGCGAGCCCCGACCGGCAAACACCGCCTTGCCCGTGGTATGGCAAATGCGGTGGCTGCGACTTACAGCATCTGTCGCTGCCACGTCAGCGTGAATACAAGCGCCAGGCATTGGGGGATATTGTCAGCCGCGCGGTAGCCCAGCCAGTGACTGTGAACTGCGATGATCTGAGCGGTGACAGCTGGCATTACCGTCGCCGGGCCAGGTTGGCCACACTGCTGGATAAAGACACCAACAAGCTCGCGCTGGGCTTTCGCGAAGAGGGCAGTAAATCGGTAGTGGGTATCGACAGCTGCGCTGTGCTCGCCAAGCTCCTCTCTGACCTTATATCGCCTTTTGCCACTCTCCTTAACCGTCTCAAGGGCAAGCAGCGGTTGGGGCATCTTGAGCTGACGGAGGCTACCAACGGGCTGTTTGCCGTGCTGAGGGTTACGGCTCCATTGGCCCAGAGCGATAAAAAACTGCTTTCGGCCTTCGCCGATGAGCGGCAAATTGCCTTCTTGCTGCAGGGCAATGAAGGGGAGCTTGAGTTTCTCTCCAGCGGCCATGAGTTGCCTTATTACCAATTGGATGGGCTTAAGCTTGCTTTCGCCCCGGGCAACTTTATTCAGGTCAATGGCGAGGTTAACCAGGCGATGGTCGCACAGGCTATGAACTGGCTCGACGTGCAGGCCGGTGAGCGCGTGCTCGACCTCTTTTGCGGCGTGGGGAACTTCAGTTTGCCACTTGCACAGCAGGGCGCTGAGGTGATTGGCGTTGAAGGTGTGCCGGAAATGGTGGAGCAGGCGAAGAAAAACGCCGCCACCAATGGCCTGGATAACCTCAGTTTTTACTGCGCCGACCTCAGTGAGGATTTGGCCGCGGAACCCTGGCTTGGCAAAATCGATAAGCTGCTGCTGGATCCTGCCCGCGCTGGTGCATACGAGAGCCTGAAGTGGCTTAAAAAGATGAAGCCCGCCAGAGTGCTTTATGTTTCCTGTAACCCGGCGAGTCTTGCCCGTGATTCTGTGCTGCTGTTTGAGGCCGGATATCAGCTCACCCGCCTTGGTCTGGTGGACATGTTCCCCCAGACCCATCACAGCGAAGGTATGGCACTGTTCGAATTGGTCAATTAA
- a CDS encoding LysR family transcriptional regulator, translating to MREHPGSELELIYLFVQLVDAGSLSAVADRLSMPVATVSRKLSRLEENRGRQLLMRSTRKIRLTEEGMALYERYKSLVSAVDALYGDGEDPLEGTLRIAAPISIISMIFMKTINEFRREYPGIRLHITQKNEVVDLIDKGIDIAIVGGIQPDSSWIAVPLGTLDYRLVASPGYLQRRGMPGHPSNLAAHDIIKVWPLYNWSLRHPQGEAFYYDGPASLTLTDLQGAISACVDDGGILYGPELFFKQELQRGLLLPVLPQWRGETRRISILCHQRQQQPAKVKAFIDFMKARAPGLFAMDA from the coding sequence ATGAGAGAGCATCCGGGCAGCGAACTTGAACTGATTTACCTCTTTGTGCAGTTGGTGGATGCGGGCAGCCTTTCTGCGGTGGCAGACCGATTGTCCATGCCCGTGGCAACCGTCAGTCGCAAACTGTCCCGCCTGGAAGAAAACCGCGGCCGTCAGCTATTGATGCGAAGCACCCGCAAAATTCGCCTTACCGAAGAAGGTATGGCGCTTTACGAGCGCTACAAATCCCTTGTGAGTGCTGTGGATGCCCTTTACGGTGATGGCGAAGACCCGCTCGAAGGCACGCTGCGTATTGCTGCCCCCATCTCCATCATCTCGATGATTTTTATGAAGACCATCAACGAGTTTCGTCGCGAATATCCCGGGATCAGGCTGCATATCACCCAAAAAAATGAGGTGGTCGACCTTATAGACAAGGGCATAGATATCGCCATCGTGGGCGGTATTCAGCCGGATTCGTCCTGGATTGCGGTGCCGCTTGGGACACTTGATTACCGCCTGGTGGCATCGCCGGGGTATCTGCAGCGCCGGGGCATGCCCGGGCACCCAAGTAACCTCGCAGCCCACGATATTATTAAGGTTTGGCCCTTATATAATTGGTCGCTGAGGCATCCTCAGGGCGAGGCCTTCTATTATGACGGCCCCGCAAGCCTGACGCTGACCGACTTACAGGGAGCAATCAGTGCCTGTGTCGATGATGGTGGCATTTTGTATGGGCCGGAGCTCTTCTTTAAGCAGGAGCTGCAACGCGGCCTGCTGTTGCCTGTTTTGCCACAGTGGCGGGGAGAAACGCGGCGGATTTCGATTTTGTGTCACCAACGGCAGCAACAACCCGCCAAGGTGAAGGCCTTTATCGATTTTATGAAGGCGCGGGCGCCGGGGTTATTTGCCATGGACGCTTAA